A genomic region of Alligator mississippiensis isolate rAllMis1 chromosome 4, rAllMis1, whole genome shotgun sequence contains the following coding sequences:
- the TMEM92 gene encoding transmembrane protein 92, with translation MSRAGWGHSPVGSRLGRMRAARLRGALLCLLAAAQQVSLQTFINCGTFLCVNSYCCDDHCCSDIQEFPEYNRSPINPYGYIFITLAVIVSGVIFSVACICCYKFCNRSSQQEDVERSQPYVLPASAPSTLPELPAYNQYDDPPPYSEVTSKPFMYPPLEIQPPCYSNVIAEEPPAPMNSIQTSL, from the exons ATGTCAcgagcaggctggggccactcGCCAGTCGGCAGCCGCCTGGGGAGGATGCGGGCGGCCCGGCTCCGGGGCGCGCTGCTCTGCCTCCTCGCCGCCGCCCAGCAG GTATCACTGCAGACTTTCATCAACTGTGGGACCTTCCT GTGTGTAAATAGTTACTGCTGTGATGACCACTGCTGCTCTGACATCCAAGAATTCCCAGAATACAATAGAAGCCCAATAAACCCATATGG gtACATATTCATCACCCTGGCCGTGATCGTCTCTGGTGTGATCTTCTCTGTTGCCTGCATATGCTGCTACAAGTTCTGCAACAGGTCTTCACAGCAGGAAGATGTTGAACGGTCCCAGCCCTATGTCCTTCCAGCTTCTGCCCCCTCTACCCTGCCTGAGCTCCCGGCTTATAACCAGTACGACGACCCCCCTCCCTACAGCGAG GTGACCTCCAAACCATTCATGTACCCACCTCTGGAAATCCAGCCACCATGCTACAGCAATGTTATCGCTGAAGAGCCCCCAGCCCCTATGAACTCCATCCAGACCAGCTTGTGA